Proteins encoded within one genomic window of Eurosta solidaginis isolate ZX-2024a chromosome 1, ASM4086904v1, whole genome shotgun sequence:
- the js gene encoding uncharacterized protein js has protein sequence MRRHNWLNWSVVLISSFICCSYLLTGIESQSENAIGAHRVYEKTSFSCSGRPSGYYADIETGCQVYHMCDGLGRQFSYSCPNTTLFQQRMLICDHWYMVNCSRAESNYAANLLIGQRDKPFVNDEETSLRTPRPDLLDRPYAPDYSGESFRNQYKQLSATQNQIQDLNTEKAQDKSNNIAQPGQQHWKIPPPSRNILPPAYEAQTADDTNLPSASENVRFIPPKTTPQPPPRTTVTRVRPKVTAAATSTTATRKQQINRLNSAALHQRHQSNEYDDLGTSHSTRYNTSADFNSAEQPSGKAENRLNKVTYSIVPSTAPTVTTTTIATTTYTSTIATTQAVTTSLPVKIPSKFYEPPFVYPIYNENDTLSTQTPLRASAATPFTSSPAFIKSATTTPVAPPNRPTTLAGKPFTAPIGSFTTEAPNSGGRSQNNLIQNGFNVNTKDGRTPTPAQGFKSPTPSPQTTIVTQNLESSPFDYSVPKTNQLLLPTSFTNTTNASSRSDVKTPSKELLPPFQEYVQHDIATTQGPPIYYEWKVPSNGLEPPKLDPPIGVDGREYPELIIDYNTITGASSNSNMFEQTQFVVNTSTESSPATRTHISRSIKETGQPNSVHRVNAEKPISTAATSSAVATDRSDTVATLTSDITQLRKDYSVPEYLFPLEPNGRTGYLSTDTYNSFQLKIPEHDDNGEDEEAEKHKHWFGENPKCPECHPAFVKPGTCEPCIR, from the exons agTGAAAATGCCATTGGCGCGCATCGCGTATATGAAAAGACATCATTCTCGTGCTCTGGACGTCCGTCAGGTTACTATGCAGATATTGAAACCGGATGTCAG GTATATCACATGTGTGATGGCTTGGGACGCCAATTCAGCTATTCTTGTCCCAATACTACACTCTTTCAACAGCGTATGTTGATTTGCGATCATTGGTATATGGTGAATTGTTCGCGAGCAGAAAGCAATTATGCAGCTAATCTATTAATTG GTCAACGTGACAAACCTTTTGTAAACGATGAGGAAACTAGCCTACGTACGCCACGTCCTGACCTACTCGATCGTCCTTATGCACCAGACTACTCAGGAGAATCTTTCAGAAATCAATATAAG CAACTTTCCGCAACGCAAAATCAAATACAGGATCTCAACACAGAGAAAGCACAAGATAAATCAAATAATATTGCGCAACCAGGTCAACAACACTGGAAAATTCCGCCACCTAGTCGCAACATACTTCCGCCGGCATATGAAGCGCAAACCGCGGATGACACCAATTTACCAAGCGCCAGCGAAAATGTGCGTTTTATACCACCAAAGACAACACCACAGCCGCCACCCAGAACAACGGTAACACGCGTACGACCAAAAGTGACTGCCGCTGCAACCAGCACAACCGCAACACGTAAACAACAAATCAATCGTTTGAATAGCGCAGCTTTACATCAGCGTCATCAGTCCAACGAGTATGATGATTTGGGTACAAGTCACAGTACACGTTACAATACATCAGCTGATTTCAATTCTGCTGAGCAACCGAGTGGCAAAGCTGAAAATAGGTTAAACAAAGTGACTTATAGCATTGTACCTTCAACTGCGCCTACAGTTACTACTACCACCATAGCAACAACTACATACACATCCACCATAGCGACGACGCAAGCAGTAACGACAAGCTTACCTGTAAAAATTCCATCGAAATTTTATGAGCCACCATTCGTTTACCCGATTTATAATGAAAACGATACGCTGAGTACTCAAACACCGCTACGAGCTTCAGCTGCTACACCATTTACCTCATCACCTGCGTTTATCAAATCTGCAACGACCACACCAGTGGCACCACCCAACCGTCCCACTACTCTAGCAGGCAAACCTTTCACCGCACCAATTGGCAGTTTTACTACAGAAGCACCAAATTCCGGTGGACGTAGTCAAAATAATTTGATTCAAAATGGTTTCAATGTAAATACAAAAGACGGACGCACACCAACACCAGCTCAAGGTTTTAAATCACCCACACCGAGTCCGCAGACCACAATTGTAACACAGAATTTGGAGAGTTCACCTTTTGACTACAGCGTTCCAAAAACAAATCAGTTACTTTTACCCACCTCCTTCACGAATACAACCAACGCATCCTCACGCAGCGATGTCAAGACGCCATCTAAAGAGCTTTTACCGCCATTCCAAGAATATGTACAACACGATATCGCCACAACACAGGGTCCACCAATCTATTATGAATGGAAAGTGCCCTCAAATGGCCTCGAGCCACCAAAATTGGATCCACCAATAGGTGTGGATGGACGTGAATATCCTGAATTAATAATCGATTATAATACGATAACTGGCGCAAGCAGCAACTCGAACATGTTTGAGCAAACACAGTTTGTAGTGAACACATCAACTGAGAGCAGTCCAGCTACGCGTACGCATATTTCACGTTCTATAAAAGAGACCGGCCAACCAAATAGCGTACATCGTGTAAATGCTGAAAAGCCTATATCCACAGCGGCAACGAGTAGTGCTGtagcaaccgatcgttcagatacagTGGCTACACTAACATCAGATATTACACAATTACGTAAAGATTACTCGGTGCCTGAATATTTATTTCCTTTGGAACCGAATGGTCGCACCGGTTACCTGTCTACAGATACCTATAACTCATTTCAATTAAAGATACCAGAGCATGATGACAATGGAGAAGACGAAGAAGCAGAGAAGCATAAACATTGGTTTGGTGAAAATCCAAAATGTCCTGAATGTCATCCGGCCTTTGTAAAGCCAGGCACATGTGAGCCATGCATACGTTGA